The sequence below is a genomic window from Amycolatopsis sulphurea.
GCCCGATCGTGCACCCGTCCCCCTGCCGATGTTAGCGGACACCAAGGTGACCGGCCACGTACCGTACCGCCGGCCGATCGCGCTTAACTGCGCACACGGGCGGGGTAGGTGCACGGGCCGACACGATGCTCAGGTTTCGCCGGAACCCCTGGCCTGCCTACGATATCCGCAGTCAAAGAACGCTGTTGATGCGTTTTTATCTGCCTCGGAGCATGTGGACACGATCAGTGGTTTGATCATACTATGACCATTGTCGGCGCAGTGAGCGAATAGTCAGCGAATGGAGTGGGATGGAACTCGAGCTTAAGGGCAAAACCGCGTTGGTGACCGGGGCCAGCAAGGGCATCGGCCTCGCGGTCGTGCAAGCGCTGGCGGAGGAGGGAGCGCACGTCGCGGCGTGTGCCCGCACGACCAGCGCACCGCTCGCCGAGGCGACGTCGCTGACCCGGCAGGCGGATCTGACGTCTCCGGAGCAGACGGCGGAAATGATGGACTGGGCGCTCGCCGAACTGGGCGGCATCGACCTGCTGGTCAACAACGTCGGCGGTTCGCCCGCGCGCACCGAAGGTTTCGCGGAGATCAGCGACGACGACTGGCAGCACGCGTTCGAGCTGAACTTCTTCAGCGCCGTGCGCACGACTCGGGCGGCTCTGCCGAGCCTGCTCGAACGCCGGGGATCCATCGTGAACATCGGTTCGGTCAACGCCAAGCTGGCGCTGCCCCGGCTGATCGACTACTCCGCGGCCAAGGCCGCGCTGGTCAACTTCGGCAAGTCGCTGGCCGAGGAGCTGGGCGAGGCGGGCGTCCGGGTGAATACGATTTCCCCGGGTCCGACGCGGACGGCCGTCTGGACGTCGACCGATGGAATGGCATCGGGCCTTTCCCGGAGCGCGGGCATGGACCATGAGGAATTCGTCGCGCAGGTGCCGGCGATGACCGGGTTGAACACCGGCCGGTTCACCGAACCGGAGGAGGTGGCCGTGCTCGTGGTGCTGCTGGCGTCCGGGCGGGTGCCGAACATGAACGGCTCGGACCTGGTGCTCGACGGGGGAATGCTGAAGCAGCTCTGACCCGGCTCCCGGCAGGGTGTCGGCAAAGCCGGTGTGAGGGGCTCTACGCAGCCTGCGGAGGTCCGTGAAGGTCTGTGAAGGGGCCCTTCACAGACTCAGAGTCCGTGAAGGGCCCCTTCACAGACCCCTAGACAGGTCCGGCGCACAGCGCGAGGTGGTCGCGTATCTCGAACACCTCCGCATCGCCCGCTGCCGGGCGCAATCGATCGGGATGGCAGGTGTCGGCGATGATGACGCGGCAGCCACGGTTCTCTCTGCTGATCACGGGGCCTCGACCACCTTTGCCGGAACCCTGCGGCTCCCGGCCTGAGCGACTCGCTTGCCCGGGCCGGCGGAACGCACAAGGCGTTCCGCCGGCCCGGACAACGGCGGTCAGGGCCGGATGGACTGCCGGTGGCGGAAGACGTTACCCGGGTCCCACCGGCGTTTCACCGCTCGCAGCCGGGGATAGTTGACCCCGTAGTACAACTGCACGCCGGACAACCCGGAGCTGTTCCACTCGGGGGAATCCAGGTCGACGTCCGGGTAGCTGACGTAGCAGCCCGCGGTGCGGTCGTCGTGCGGCGGCACGCCACCGGTCTCGGCGAACACGTCGCGGTAGAACTCGCGGATCCACCGGAGGTGGTAGGCGTCGTCGGCCGGATCGGACCAGTAGTTCTGGATCAGCAGTTTCATCACCGCGTCGCGCTGGGCCACCG
It includes:
- a CDS encoding oxidoreductase, encoding MELELKGKTALVTGASKGIGLAVVQALAEEGAHVAACARTTSAPLAEATSLTRQADLTSPEQTAEMMDWALAELGGIDLLVNNVGGSPARTEGFAEISDDDWQHAFELNFFSAVRTTRAALPSLLERRGSIVNIGSVNAKLALPRLIDYSAAKAALVNFGKSLAEELGEAGVRVNTISPGPTRTAVWTSTDGMASGLSRSAGMDHEEFVAQVPAMTGLNTGRFTEPEEVAVLVVLLASGRVPNMNGSDLVLDGGMLKQL